DNA from Roseimicrobium sp. ORNL1:
TGCACTCACCGCATCCCCCGCTCGATGCGCCCGGCGAGTATGCCACCATGTACGACCCTGAAAAGCTCACCCTGCCCGCCAATGTGCCGGAGTCCTTCAAGCGGGAGAACCTCACCGTGGATCAGGTGACGATGAAGAAGCTGCTGGCGAACTACCTTGGAAAAATCTCCCTTGTGGATCACTGCGCCGGAAGACTCGTAGGTGCACTCAAGGAGCGCGGCACGTGGGATAATACCATGGTGGTCTTCACCGCTGACCATGGCGAGATGATGGGCGCTCATGGATTCCTGACCAAGGGACGCTTCCATGAAGAGTCTGCGCGCGTGCCGATGGTAGTCCGCTGGCCAACTCAGGTGAAGCCCGGCAGAAGCAAGGCTCCCGTGCAGATGATGGATGCATATCCCACGATTGTCGAAGCAGCGGGTGGCAGCCTGACCCCAGGCCGCTTCGCTCGCTCGCTGATGCCCATTGCGACTGGCAAGAAGGAGCGCGTACGCCCCGTGGCCATCAGTGAGATTGGGGACAGCCCCCCTCTGCGCATCATGGTGCGTGATACCCGCTACAAATACTGGGCGGATGAAGCGAAGGAGTACCTGTACGACCTGGATGCGGATTCGCTGGAGATGACCGACCTCGCAGCAGACCCCGCCCACCAGGGCACGCTCAGCCGCATGCGCGAGCAACTCCTGCTGCAACTGCGTTCCTCACAGGTAAATTTCGCCGAAGGTTATAAAAGCAAGGTGAAGCGCGTACGTGAAGAGGAAGCCTCCCGCCAATCACCCGAGTGACCCTCCATTCCCATGATGCAAACTACACGTAGCCGTTTCCTCTTCTCCCTTCTTGGTTGCAGCCTGTCGCTGTGCCTTTCGTCCCATGGGGCGGATCCTGCGCCATCGTCGAGCACACCGTTGCCCAAGAAGGAATCCCTGCACCTCTACCTGCTCATTGGCCAGTCCAACATGGCGGGCCGTGGCGTGGTGGAGGAAGTGGACAAGAAGCCGCATGATCGCGTGCTCATGTTCACCAAAGAACAGAAGTGGGCCCCAGCGCTCGATCCGCTGCACTTTGACAAACCCATTGCCGGCGTAGGCCTGGGCTCCACCTTTGGCCGCGTGATGGCGGATGCAAATCCCGGTGTGACCATTGGCCTCGTGCCTTGCGCCGTCGGAGGCACACCGCTGGAACGCTGGCAGAAAGGAAAGGACCTGTATGAAGCGGCATTGGTACGCATCAAGGCTGCGATGAAGGACGGCACCTTGAAAGGCATCCTCTGGCACCAGGGTGAGAATGACTCCGGGGATCTGGAGAAATCCCAAACCTATGCCAAGCGCCTGGCGGCGATGGTGAATGACTGGCGCAAGGATCTGGATGCGCCCAATGTCCCCTTCGTTGCGGGTAAGCTGGGTGAATTCCTCTCGGAAACCTCGAAGGACGGCAAGCCTGTGCACTGGAAACTGGTGAATGAACAGATCGCGCAAATTCCCACACTGGTGAAAAACTCCGCCGTGGTGGATTCCTCTGGACTGAAGCACAAGGGAGACGTGGTCCACTTCGACTCCGCCTCACTGCGTGAGTTCGGCAAGCGCTACGCGAAGGCGATGCAGGAGCTGCAGGCGAAGAGCCGCTGAAGTGTTCGCAAGGATAGAGGGTTGGGGTTTTGTGAAAGAATCGTGAGCGGTGAGAGATCGGCGGCGGGCCTTCGTTACCACGCCGAAATCCACCGCCAGCGTTTTTTCACGTCATGAAATCCACCTTGCTCTTCACGGCGCTCCTCGTTCTTGGCTGCGCGTTCTCTGCCTTCGGAGCGGAAACGAAAAAGCCCAACATCCTGATCTTCCTCTGCGACGACACCGGCTGGGGCGAGTTCGGCTTCCAAGGCGCCAAGGACATTCCAACACCCAACATCGATTCGATTGCGAAGAACGGGATCCGCTTCACCCAAGGCTACGTCAGCGGGCCCTACTGCAGCCCCACGCGGGCTGGCCTGATGACAGGACGCTACCAGACGCGTTTCGGGCATGAGTTCAACTCCGCTGCGGCGCAGGACCGTGGACTCTCGCTTGCAGAGACCACCATGCCTTCGCGGTTCAAGGAGATTGGCTACCAGACCTGTGCCATCGGCAAGTGGCACCTCGGCATCGCTCCGCAGTTCCGCCCCATGGCGCGAGGGTTCGATGAGTTCTACGGCACGCTGGCGAACACGCCGTTCCTCAAGCCCAACCAGTTCGTGGATTCCCGGATCTCACCGGAAATCCAGCCGCCTGCCGGTTCCGATTTCTACACCACGGACGCCTATGCGGAGCGCGCAGTGGATTGGCTGGAGAAGAGCAAGGATCGCCCCTGGCTGCTTTATGTGCCCTTCAACGCCCAGCACGCTCCCCTGGAAGCACCGAAGAAGTACATGGACCGCTTCCCCGACATCTCGGAGGAAAAGCGCCGCACCTTCTCCGCCATGATGTCAGCGATGGACGACGCCGTGGGCCGCATCCTTGGCAAGGTACGCGATTTGAAACAGGAGGAGAACACGCTCATCTGGTTCCTTTCCGACAACGGCGGCCCCACGCAGAGCACCACCTCTCGCAACGGTCCACTGCGCGGCTTCAAGGCCACCACATGGGAGGGCGGTGTGCGCATACCTTTCTGCGTGCAGTGGAAGGGCCGCCTGCCCGCGGGCGTCACGTATGAGAATCCGGTGATTCAACTCGACATCCTGCCCACCAGTCTCGCTGCCGCTGGCGTGAAAGCCGATCCTGCATGGAAGTTGGACGGCATTGATATCCTTCCCCACCTGACGGGTGAGAACAAAGGACGCCCGCATGAAACGCTCTACTGGCGCTTCGGCGAGCAGATGGCCATCCGCCACGGTGACCTGAAGTTGGTGAAGGCCAATCTCGGAGGTCCCACGGCGGGTCTGTACGATCTCTCCGCGGACATCGGCGAAAGCAAAGATCTCGCTGCCTCCATGCCTGACAAGGTCACCGAACTGAAGGCACTCTGGGACAAGTGGAATGCCGAGCAGGCGCCGGCTTCTGCACCGAAGGAACCGGGGCAAGCGAGGAAGAAAAATGGCCAGGGAAAGAAAAAGGCCAACCGGCAGCAGCAGTAGGAGGCAAGTCGCCGGG
Protein-coding regions in this window:
- a CDS encoding sulfatase-like hydrolase/transferase; this encodes MKSTLLFTALLVLGCAFSAFGAETKKPNILIFLCDDTGWGEFGFQGAKDIPTPNIDSIAKNGIRFTQGYVSGPYCSPTRAGLMTGRYQTRFGHEFNSAAAQDRGLSLAETTMPSRFKEIGYQTCAIGKWHLGIAPQFRPMARGFDEFYGTLANTPFLKPNQFVDSRISPEIQPPAGSDFYTTDAYAERAVDWLEKSKDRPWLLYVPFNAQHAPLEAPKKYMDRFPDISEEKRRTFSAMMSAMDDAVGRILGKVRDLKQEENTLIWFLSDNGGPTQSTTSRNGPLRGFKATTWEGGVRIPFCVQWKGRLPAGVTYENPVIQLDILPTSLAAAGVKADPAWKLDGIDILPHLTGENKGRPHETLYWRFGEQMAIRHGDLKLVKANLGGPTAGLYDLSADIGESKDLAASMPDKVTELKALWDKWNAEQAPASAPKEPGQARKKNGQGKKKANRQQQ
- a CDS encoding sialate O-acetylesterase, encoding MMQTTRSRFLFSLLGCSLSLCLSSHGADPAPSSSTPLPKKESLHLYLLIGQSNMAGRGVVEEVDKKPHDRVLMFTKEQKWAPALDPLHFDKPIAGVGLGSTFGRVMADANPGVTIGLVPCAVGGTPLERWQKGKDLYEAALVRIKAAMKDGTLKGILWHQGENDSGDLEKSQTYAKRLAAMVNDWRKDLDAPNVPFVAGKLGEFLSETSKDGKPVHWKLVNEQIAQIPTLVKNSAVVDSSGLKHKGDVVHFDSASLREFGKRYAKAMQELQAKSR
- a CDS encoding sulfatase-like hydrolase/transferase, which gives rise to MKRLFLLTAALFSFTLPLASQKPDVLVILTDQWSPRYTSWDNPQVKTPHLDQIAKEGMIFDACYTTSPVCMPARVSLITGLYPHNHGHALWGNASGYYVRAESAPMFRDMQQAGYTTAQIGKLHWNSGPEWKREYPTPPEYYKALGLDMVKDIAGPPDNATDRGVYGKYLSGLGLLDAVAKDIRRRYVLWEFEPRASLASVEQYHDSFTTGLAVDFIKEQPKDKPLCLVVSLHSPHPPLDAPGEYATMYDPEKLTLPANVPESFKRENLTVDQVTMKKLLANYLGKISLVDHCAGRLVGALKERGTWDNTMVVFTADHGEMMGAHGFLTKGRFHEESARVPMVVRWPTQVKPGRSKAPVQMMDAYPTIVEAAGGSLTPGRFARSLMPIATGKKERVRPVAISEIGDSPPLRIMVRDTRYKYWADEAKEYLYDLDADSLEMTDLAADPAHQGTLSRMREQLLLQLRSSQVNFAEGYKSKVKRVREEEASRQSPE